From the Limosilactobacillus panis genome, one window contains:
- a CDS encoding M13 family metallopeptidase, producing the protein MAINKELIKDDLYEAVNGDWIKDAKIPDDKPATGGFNDLVDGIDKQMMADFAAYADGKEKSNDTRFNEMIKLYRVAKKFKLRKKVGPKPLKLMLYSVEGLNSYDDYQAQWRNWILMGMPSPVAFDIDADMKNATVYALFAGAPSLILPDKSYYAKEKKEQHDQLLQLWSGMVKELLTKIGYDDKTADQHIENAKAFDTLLAPHVKSAEEAADYSKMYNPQSVVELAGSTDQLNIGAVIKQLVKATPDKVIVMEPAYFKALDGILKGHFDLFKSWALINVVRANASYLDDEMREINGRYSRALSGSKKPVSQEKFAYYLARDTFSQVAGDYYGKKYFGPQAKADVHHMVEQMVNVYKGRLANNTWLSKATREKAILKLDKLGIQVGYPDKIPALYDKLKVDEQESLIANLNQLAVVASKEMFARWNKPVDRMRWEMSAATVNAYYHPFKNIIVFPAAILQAPFYSLKQTSSQNYGGIGAVIAHEISHAFDNNGALFDEYGNLNNWWTPEDSAHFKKLAQKMIDEFDGLPIAGQQVNGKLTVSENIADGGGLSCALEAAKQEDDFNAKEFFINWATIWRMKATQQYEQLLLSIDVHAPQKLRANVQAQNQADFYTAFDIQPGDKMYKAPEDRVNIW; encoded by the coding sequence GTGGCAATTAATAAGGAACTAATCAAGGATGACCTGTACGAGGCCGTTAACGGTGATTGGATCAAGGATGCCAAGATCCCTGACGATAAACCAGCAACTGGTGGGTTTAACGACTTAGTGGACGGCATTGATAAGCAGATGATGGCGGACTTTGCGGCCTACGCTGACGGTAAGGAGAAGTCAAATGACACCCGGTTCAACGAGATGATCAAGCTTTACCGGGTAGCTAAGAAATTTAAACTACGGAAAAAAGTGGGCCCCAAACCGTTAAAACTGATGCTTTACAGTGTTGAAGGTCTGAATTCCTATGATGATTACCAGGCCCAGTGGCGGAACTGGATCTTGATGGGGATGCCATCACCAGTTGCCTTTGACATCGACGCGGACATGAAGAACGCCACGGTATACGCCCTGTTTGCCGGCGCACCTTCACTAATTCTGCCGGATAAGAGCTACTACGCGAAGGAAAAGAAGGAGCAGCACGACCAGCTCTTGCAGCTCTGGTCGGGGATGGTCAAAGAACTGTTGACAAAGATCGGTTATGACGACAAGACTGCCGACCAGCACATTGAGAACGCTAAGGCATTTGATACTTTACTGGCACCACACGTCAAGAGTGCCGAAGAGGCCGCTGATTACAGCAAGATGTACAACCCCCAGAGTGTTGTCGAATTGGCAGGGTCAACGGACCAGCTTAACATTGGAGCCGTAATCAAGCAGCTAGTTAAGGCTACTCCTGACAAGGTAATTGTTATGGAACCGGCTTATTTCAAGGCCCTCGACGGAATCTTGAAGGGCCACTTTGACCTCTTCAAGAGCTGGGCACTGATCAACGTTGTTCGGGCCAACGCCAGTTACCTGGATGATGAGATGCGGGAAATTAACGGTCGTTATAGCCGCGCTCTTTCCGGTAGTAAGAAACCGGTTAGTCAGGAAAAGTTTGCCTACTACCTCGCTCGAGACACCTTTAGCCAGGTTGCTGGAGACTACTACGGGAAGAAGTACTTTGGTCCGCAGGCAAAAGCTGACGTCCACCATATGGTTGAACAGATGGTCAATGTTTACAAGGGCCGGCTGGCAAATAATACCTGGTTAAGTAAGGCGACCCGGGAAAAGGCCATCTTGAAACTCGATAAGTTGGGAATCCAGGTTGGCTACCCAGACAAGATTCCGGCCCTGTATGATAAGCTGAAGGTTGATGAACAGGAATCCTTGATTGCCAACCTCAACCAATTGGCCGTGGTTGCTAGTAAGGAAATGTTTGCCCGCTGGAACAAACCAGTTGACCGGATGCGGTGGGAAATGAGTGCCGCTACGGTTAATGCCTACTACCACCCGTTTAAAAACATCATTGTCTTCCCAGCTGCCATCCTGCAAGCACCGTTCTACTCACTCAAGCAGACGAGCAGTCAAAATTACGGCGGTATCGGGGCCGTTATTGCTCACGAAATTTCTCACGCCTTTGACAATAATGGGGCCCTTTTCGATGAATATGGAAACCTTAATAACTGGTGGACCCCAGAGGATTCGGCCCACTTCAAGAAGCTGGCCCAGAAGATGATCGACGAGTTTGATGGCCTGCCGATTGCCGGCCAGCAGGTCAACGGGAAATTAACCGTTTCGGAAAACATTGCTGATGGTGGTGGCCTCTCCTGTGCACTCGAAGCTGCTAAGCAGGAAGATGACTTTAACGCCAAGGAATTTTTCATTAATTGGGCTACGATTTGGCGGATGAAGGCCACTCAGCAGTATGAACAGCTGCTCCTCTCAATTGATGTCCACGCCCCGCAAAAATTGCGGGCTAATGTTCAAGCCCAAAACCAGGCTGACTTCTACACTGCCTTTGATATTCAACCAGGTGACAAGATGTATAAGGCACCGGAAGACCGAGTCAACATTTGGTAA
- a CDS encoding SemiSWEET family transporter: protein MNSQKPTVKQRVRKFTGNFATIACLVMYFSYIEQIIANFTGHPVSPVQPFFASINALLWVIYGWVKPDKKDWPVIIANFPGIIFVLVTAVTSFVH from the coding sequence ATGAATAGCCAAAAACCAACTGTTAAGCAGCGGGTACGGAAGTTCACCGGGAACTTCGCTACCATTGCCTGCTTAGTAATGTACTTTTCTTACATTGAACAAATTATCGCCAACTTTACCGGTCACCCGGTATCTCCTGTGCAACCATTCTTTGCCTCCATTAACGCCCTGCTTTGGGTTATCTATGGTTGGGTAAAGCCGGACAAGAAGGATTGGCCGGTAATCATCGCTAACTTCCCCGGAATTATCTTCGTTTTAGTTACTGCTGTTACCTCATTTGTTCACTAA
- a CDS encoding glucose-6-phosphate isomerase, translated as MAHLSFDTQGLKQFVHDNELGEMQAMVNAANDELRNGTGAGADFRDWLHLPSEYDKDEFARIKAAAKKIQSDSDILVVIGIGGSYLGAQMAIDFLHNTFYQAQSAKNRKYPLVIFGGNSLSSTYVHDLLQLIGDKDFSVNVVSKSGTTTEPSIAFRIFKKKLIEKYGQKEANKRIYATTDKAKGALKTEADANGYESFVIPDGVGGRYSVLCPVGLLPIAASGADIDKLMEGAAQAEKDYVDPDLSKNEAYQYAAYRNILYRKGYETELLENYEPNMRMFAEWWKQLAGESEGKDQKGIYPSSANFTTDLHSLGQYIQEGRRFLIETVVKLDKPNFDVEIPREDDNLDGLKYLEGKTMDFANTKAYEAVVAAHTAGGVPVMTVHIPKENEYTLGYLIYFFEVAMGISGYLNGINPFNQPGVEAYKTNMFGLLGKPGYEEVGKKLRAEMEKNE; from the coding sequence ATGGCACATCTTTCATTTGATACACAAGGCTTAAAACAATTTGTTCACGACAACGAATTAGGTGAAATGCAGGCAATGGTTAACGCCGCTAACGACGAGCTCCGTAACGGGACCGGCGCCGGGGCAGACTTCCGTGACTGGCTCCATTTGCCAAGCGAATACGACAAGGACGAGTTCGCCCGGATCAAGGCCGCAGCCAAGAAGATTCAATCCGACTCCGACATCCTGGTTGTTATCGGGATTGGGGGTTCCTACCTCGGTGCCCAAATGGCTATCGACTTCTTGCACAACACCTTCTACCAGGCCCAAAGCGCCAAGAACCGCAAGTACCCACTAGTAATCTTTGGTGGTAACTCCTTAAGCTCAACTTACGTTCATGACCTTCTCCAGCTGATTGGCGACAAGGACTTCTCCGTCAACGTCGTTTCCAAGTCCGGGACGACGACGGAACCATCGATTGCCTTCCGGATCTTCAAGAAGAAGCTGATTGAAAAGTACGGCCAAAAAGAAGCCAACAAGCGGATCTACGCCACGACTGATAAGGCTAAGGGGGCTTTGAAGACCGAGGCGGACGCCAACGGCTACGAATCATTCGTCATTCCAGACGGGGTCGGTGGTCGCTATTCCGTCCTTTGCCCAGTGGGTCTTCTGCCAATCGCTGCATCCGGTGCCGATATTGACAAGCTGATGGAAGGGGCCGCTCAAGCCGAAAAAGACTACGTGGACCCGGACTTGAGTAAGAACGAAGCTTACCAATACGCGGCCTACCGGAACATCTTGTACCGCAAGGGTTACGAAACGGAACTGCTGGAAAACTACGAGCCGAACATGCGGATGTTTGCCGAATGGTGGAAGCAGCTGGCCGGGGAGTCTGAAGGTAAGGACCAGAAGGGAATTTATCCATCCAGTGCTAACTTCACCACCGACCTCCACTCCCTGGGCCAATACATCCAGGAAGGGCGGCGTTTCTTGATAGAAACCGTTGTTAAGCTGGACAAGCCGAACTTTGACGTTGAGATTCCTCGTGAAGACGACAACCTGGACGGTCTGAAGTACCTGGAAGGTAAGACCATGGACTTTGCCAACACCAAGGCCTATGAAGCCGTGGTCGCTGCCCACACTGCTGGGGGTGTTCCGGTAATGACGGTCCACATTCCCAAAGAAAATGAATACACCCTCGGTTATTTGATCTACTTCTTTGAAGTGGCCATGGGCATCTCCGGTTACCTGAACGGGATCAACCCATTCAACCAACCCGGCGTGGAAGCCTACAAGACCAACATGTTTGGTCTGCTGGGTAAGCCAGGTTACGAAGAAGTTGGCAAGAAATTGCGGGCAGAAATGGAAAAGAACGAATAA
- a CDS encoding O-acetyl-ADP-ribose deacetylase translates to MVKIKVVEGDITKVKADAIVNAANTTLMGGGGVDGAIHRAAGPALYAACEKFGGCPTGEARITSGFNLPAKYIIHTPGPVWHGGQHGEDQLLANSYRNSLELADQTGCRTVAFPSISTGAYSFPLARAAKIAIQTIREFLQTAQQVNEVTMVCFDPTTARAYRAALK, encoded by the coding sequence ATGGTAAAGATTAAGGTTGTCGAAGGTGACATTACGAAGGTTAAGGCGGACGCCATCGTCAACGCCGCCAACACCACGTTAATGGGCGGCGGCGGTGTTGATGGTGCCATTCATCGGGCGGCTGGTCCAGCTCTCTATGCTGCCTGCGAAAAGTTCGGTGGCTGCCCAACCGGCGAGGCCCGCATCACCAGTGGCTTCAACTTGCCGGCTAAGTATATCATTCACACACCAGGACCGGTTTGGCATGGTGGCCAGCATGGTGAAGACCAGCTGCTGGCGAACTCCTACCGCAATAGCCTGGAGCTAGCCGACCAAACTGGCTGCCGCACCGTGGCTTTCCCGTCAATCAGTACGGGTGCCTACTCCTTCCCCCTTGCCCGGGCGGCTAAAATTGCCATCCAGACAATCCGGGAATTTTTACAAACTGCCCAGCAAGTCAATGAGGTGACGATGGTCTGTTTTGACCCCACCACGGCCCGGGCCTATCGGGCAGCACTGAAATAA
- a CDS encoding IS982 family transposase, translating into MNLLKSNHYCHHLQVNFAQLNRTCHRWYKLYAPKKLVQRPNINQVKVDDSTLIALLICQTQLGIESQRRFCMILVSSISRSRFNRRTRQLLPLLSLIRRKLNQDVDLHGQFLIIDSFPVPVCHPVRNYRAKIFRGSTDIGYNATKKQYYYGFKVHMIVSSDGYLLNYIVTKASVHDSKVAEELILNTMPLEHFLLADVGYVSRQLHTDLVSDGYELWTPFRQNMAGAKKHNSRILKAIRRTIETDFSLLKYYNAENNRARSLAGFQERLEVAILASNMEYCLEKFH; encoded by the coding sequence TTGAACCTTCTTAAGTCTAACCACTATTGCCATCATTTACAAGTTAATTTTGCTCAATTAAACCGTACCTGCCATCGCTGGTATAAGCTTTATGCACCTAAAAAGCTCGTTCAACGACCGAACATCAACCAAGTTAAAGTTGATGATAGTACCCTAATAGCCCTTCTGATTTGCCAAACTCAGTTAGGAATCGAATCGCAACGACGCTTTTGTATGATCTTGGTGAGCTCCATTTCTCGGTCACGTTTCAACCGTCGCACTCGCCAATTACTACCGTTACTCAGTTTAATTAGGCGAAAGCTAAACCAAGATGTTGATTTACATGGACAATTCCTAATTATTGATAGCTTTCCAGTACCAGTTTGTCATCCAGTTCGCAATTATCGAGCCAAGATTTTTCGGGGAAGTACTGATATTGGCTATAACGCTACGAAAAAACAGTATTACTATGGGTTTAAAGTCCACATGATTGTTAGTAGTGATGGTTACTTGCTCAACTACATCGTTACTAAAGCTTCTGTCCATGATAGTAAGGTCGCCGAAGAATTAATCTTAAACACTATGCCACTTGAGCACTTTTTATTAGCAGATGTTGGCTATGTTAGCCGTCAGCTTCATACCGACCTAGTTAGTGATGGCTATGAGCTTTGGACTCCATTTCGTCAAAACATGGCTGGCGCTAAGAAGCATAATTCACGAATCCTAAAAGCAATTCGCCGAACGATTGAGACCGACTTTTCGTTATTAAAATACTATAATGCCGAAAATAATCGTGCGCGAAGTTTAGCAGGCTTTCAAGAACGGTTAGAAGTGGCAATTTTAGCATCTAATATGGAGTATTGTCTAGAAAAGTTTCACTAG
- a CDS encoding DUF488 domain-containing protein, whose protein sequence is MIKVERIYHKPADMDGCRILVDRLWPRGMSKVNAHLDYWLKEVGPSNDLRKWFGHDPAKYDEFKDRYLAELKGNVAYDILKEVITTNADKDIILLFGAKDETHNQAVILKEQLEKDLQ, encoded by the coding sequence ATGATCAAAGTCGAACGAATCTATCATAAGCCAGCAGACATGGACGGTTGCCGGATTCTGGTTGACCGGCTCTGGCCCCGTGGCATGTCAAAGGTAAATGCCCACCTGGATTATTGGCTTAAGGAAGTAGGTCCCAGTAATGACCTCCGGAAGTGGTTTGGCCACGACCCCGCCAAGTATGATGAATTCAAGGACCGCTACCTTGCTGAGTTAAAGGGCAACGTGGCCTACGATATTCTAAAAGAAGTCATCACCACTAACGCCGATAAGGATATCATCCTCTTATTCGGTGCCAAGGACGAAACCCACAACCAGGCAGTTATTCTAAAGGAGCAGTTAGAAAAGGATCTTCAGTAG
- a CDS encoding AAA family ATPase, whose protein sequence is MALTYQQLLTAVPLVMRAGNVPNIVGDAGIGKSALVNEVARKVGAALFTTVVSLSEKGDLAIPVPPLTSDSFVETANYGRLANVQFGYSATLVQIIKQAEAKPDQPIIWFLDEFNRGSQAVQSELMNLVLQRQINALRLPDQVHIVIAENPDSSMAGFSNREYDVAVGDAAIRDRTVRLVMTTSTDEWMQWAQQRGLNQLVINYLRVHPTRLSIINPESEDLQPTPRAWERVARNLDQLQRLPSSSRQELATDLFSGDLGEEVGTSFAEFVLAQGNELTLEKLRASSAGAAKFAQADEATKFNLLRDWLKKDALSLATETGAAQFNNLLAKVSPDGQVAITHSVGEKGDRLLEKMYQVAKQQLTGQVAALYQRLGQIATREDRH, encoded by the coding sequence ATGGCACTAACATACCAACAATTGCTGACGGCCGTCCCGCTGGTAATGCGGGCGGGAAACGTTCCTAACATTGTCGGGGACGCGGGAATTGGCAAGTCCGCTCTCGTAAATGAGGTTGCTCGAAAGGTAGGCGCTGCTCTCTTTACAACGGTGGTTAGCCTGAGTGAGAAGGGGGACCTCGCAATTCCAGTACCACCGCTCACTAGCGACTCATTTGTGGAAACCGCCAATTATGGACGGCTCGCCAACGTTCAATTTGGTTATTCAGCGACCTTAGTTCAAATCATTAAGCAAGCTGAAGCAAAGCCTGACCAGCCAATCATCTGGTTCCTCGATGAATTTAACCGGGGGAGTCAGGCCGTCCAGAGTGAGCTTATGAACCTGGTTCTTCAGCGGCAGATCAACGCCCTCCGTTTGCCGGACCAGGTCCACATCGTGATTGCCGAAAATCCGGACAGTAGCATGGCGGGCTTTAGTAACCGGGAATACGATGTTGCCGTAGGGGATGCCGCAATCAGGGACCGGACTGTCCGCCTGGTCATGACAACGTCGACTGACGAATGGATGCAATGGGCCCAGCAGCGTGGACTTAACCAGCTAGTAATAAACTACCTCCGTGTCCACCCCACCCGACTCAGTATTATTAACCCGGAAAGTGAGGACCTCCAACCAACACCGCGGGCCTGGGAACGGGTGGCAAGAAACCTTGACCAGCTACAAAGACTCCCCTCCAGCAGCCGGCAGGAACTGGCAACCGACCTTTTTAGCGGAGACCTTGGGGAGGAAGTTGGCACCTCTTTTGCTGAGTTTGTCCTGGCCCAGGGGAACGAACTCACCCTTGAAAAACTGCGGGCTTCATCAGCGGGGGCGGCAAAGTTTGCCCAAGCTGATGAGGCCACCAAGTTCAACCTCCTTCGTGACTGGTTGAAAAAAGATGCATTGTCGTTGGCCACCGAAACGGGGGCGGCACAATTTAACAACTTACTAGCGAAGGTTAGCCCCGATGGTCAGGTCGCCATTACCCATTCCGTGGGGGAAAAGGGTGACCGCCTCCTGGAAAAAATGTACCAGGTTGCCAAGCAACAACTGACCGGCCAGGTTGCCGCCCTCTACCAGCGGCTCGGCCAAATTGCAACCCGGGAGGACCGGCACTAA
- a CDS encoding DNA-3-methyladenine glycosylase, which translates to MLSAYQKFFTGRPTTAIARDLLGKLVRYQGPDGVTAGYIVECEAYLGENDSVSHAFNGRRTSYSESLYGQPGNIYLYQIRAHYCFDIVVQDAEEPQGVLLRGMEPAQGQELMAKHRKLTGFNISNGPAKLVHALGIHSRQLDGQPMEGNRLSVDLNQFKIPREITAGPRVGVNLAGKDGKKPWRFYAAGNPYVSGLRKREMDLEKHGWRD; encoded by the coding sequence TTGCTGTCTGCATATCAAAAATTTTTTACTGGTCGACCGACAACTGCAATTGCCCGTGACCTCCTGGGGAAACTGGTACGTTACCAGGGACCAGATGGGGTGACGGCCGGCTACATTGTGGAGTGTGAAGCTTACCTGGGCGAAAACGACTCCGTCTCCCACGCCTTTAATGGTCGGCGAACATCCTATTCGGAGTCACTTTATGGGCAGCCAGGTAATATTTACCTCTACCAGATTCGTGCCCACTACTGTTTCGACATCGTGGTTCAAGATGCAGAAGAACCTCAAGGGGTTTTATTGCGGGGAATGGAACCCGCCCAAGGCCAGGAGTTGATGGCAAAACACCGAAAATTGACCGGCTTCAACATTAGTAATGGTCCCGCCAAGTTGGTGCATGCCCTGGGAATCCACTCACGGCAACTTGATGGGCAGCCGATGGAAGGTAACCGGCTATCTGTGGACCTTAACCAATTTAAAATTCCCCGGGAAATAACTGCTGGCCCCAGAGTTGGGGTTAACTTGGCGGGAAAAGATGGCAAAAAGCCTTGGCGCTTTTATGCTGCGGGTAATCCATACGTCTCGGGTCTGCGGAAACGTGAAATGGACCTTGAAAAGCATGGTTGGAGGGATTAG
- a CDS encoding DUF2201 family putative metallopeptidase — MAWWHEIFEKYTPKKNSGQADRLNHLVAQALHHNRFLGEVLLQIPRKLSSTEEGTAGLAWDGDQLILHLNPNRLAEMRDDDAELLLEHEALHVVWRHPARYANYPHPDLAKVATDVAVNQYLPTAPQNTATLAQLERVLHRRLPPKQDSHDYLVILQKLTPQEQERLRAAGIKLTGDQTGKQSAPGKKQSGPDTHAGWGRTDNVTGTRQSVRLANLRQLVKQAWAQTPQRDRGLLPGSVHQAVEASPVKTATALWQTILRQQLGNIAAGKRESSARFNRRQPLRMDLPGQVSRLVPDIYIFIDNSGSVPTKELASALDAVDQMARHYRLTATVYTFDAKVHPDGQRLRTGTHLKRERDGGGGTSFQSIFDFLRAQHVSKRAVVVVITDGWGEQNLRDHHYRNVDWLLTTKRDQLSVAAPANRVFELRTGGR; from the coding sequence ATGGCCTGGTGGCATGAAATATTTGAGAAGTACACACCAAAGAAAAACTCTGGCCAAGCAGACCGGTTAAATCACCTGGTAGCACAGGCCCTCCACCATAACCGCTTCTTGGGTGAGGTTCTTCTCCAAATCCCCCGCAAACTATCGTCAACTGAAGAGGGGACTGCCGGATTGGCCTGGGATGGCGACCAACTCATCCTGCACCTTAACCCCAACCGCCTTGCCGAAATGCGGGATGATGATGCAGAACTACTATTGGAGCATGAAGCCCTCCACGTGGTTTGGCGACATCCGGCCCGTTACGCTAATTATCCGCACCCAGATTTGGCCAAGGTTGCCACTGATGTCGCTGTCAACCAGTACCTGCCAACGGCTCCACAAAACACGGCCACCCTTGCCCAGCTAGAACGGGTCTTGCATCGGCGCCTCCCGCCTAAGCAGGATTCGCATGATTACCTAGTGATTTTGCAGAAATTAACACCTCAGGAGCAGGAACGTTTGCGGGCGGCCGGCATTAAATTAACTGGTGACCAAACGGGAAAACAATCCGCGCCCGGTAAAAAGCAGTCGGGTCCGGATACCCATGCGGGATGGGGACGGACCGATAACGTTACTGGCACCCGGCAAAGCGTGCGCCTGGCCAATCTCCGCCAGCTGGTTAAGCAGGCGTGGGCCCAGACGCCCCAACGTGACCGGGGCTTACTCCCGGGGAGTGTTCACCAGGCTGTGGAAGCTTCGCCAGTAAAAACCGCAACGGCCCTTTGGCAGACGATTCTTCGCCAGCAACTGGGCAACATTGCGGCGGGCAAACGGGAATCGTCAGCCCGCTTTAATCGTCGCCAGCCCCTCCGGATGGACTTGCCGGGGCAGGTGAGCCGCTTAGTACCGGATATCTACATCTTCATTGATAACTCAGGATCCGTTCCCACCAAAGAATTAGCCAGCGCCCTGGATGCGGTTGACCAAATGGCCCGTCACTACCGGCTAACGGCAACAGTCTATACCTTTGACGCCAAGGTCCACCCTGACGGCCAGCGCTTACGGACGGGTACCCACTTGAAACGGGAACGAGACGGTGGTGGGGGCACCAGCTTCCAAAGTATTTTTGACTTTTTGCGGGCCCAGCACGTTTCCAAGCGGGCAGTGGTGGTGGTCATTACCGACGGTTGGGGTGAACAAAACCTACGTGATCACCACTACCGTAACGTTGACTGGCTTTTAACCACAAAGCGTGACCAATTGTCGGTTGCTGCCCCGGCAAACCGGGTTTTCGAACTAAGGACAGGAGGAAGATAA
- a CDS encoding IS1182 family transposase, which translates to MEPDYNMNQLSLNIPTAYEPELNHPARYINRLVESLALRRPNIMGRPREYDPRMLLKLVLLAYSYGIISSRKIERFARENIVAMWLTQEQRPTYRTIARFIVSQELEDMIQSSFKEFHDYLKAQGMIDEASFIDGTKILANANKYSFVWKKHTIKYRKLNVEKAQKLIREIKQAEVKIDVDEDSFDIDQLDTIIALLEQRIEELNQRVAETAKVSPNPAKQERRHAKKYLHALDHCRQKHLEYQAQSQIAGQRNSYSKTDHDATFMRLKEDPMRNGQTKPAYNLQIMTSSQYVLGYELMQNPTDTRTLIPFLSHLAQNEVLGREIVADAGYGSERNYKYIEDELSDCTALIPYSTMIKENSRKWRSDDRKVMNWEYHEADDFYVNPQGVRFNFKRYAYRNDKYKFRRDFKVYQAEKYDENHQIISQALTPHGNTKYLMVNPQWEYFKSKARESLSNSNTYSRRKYDVETVFGNLKAYLGFKRFTVRGLKKAKRQIGIALMALNMKKMAGRPLIFSKYSDNQKAPFRIFVKFRMELLIQRLLSQPHFLLFQCCPIGPGRGGVKTDHRHLIDLLGSL; encoded by the coding sequence TTGGAACCTGATTATAACATGAATCAACTTAGTTTGAACATACCTACTGCTTATGAACCTGAGTTAAATCATCCAGCACGTTATATTAATCGGCTGGTTGAAAGCTTAGCGCTGCGGCGACCCAATATTATGGGTCGACCAAGAGAGTATGATCCACGAATGCTGTTAAAGTTAGTTTTACTGGCTTACAGCTATGGTATCATTTCCTCTAGGAAAATTGAACGCTTTGCTCGTGAAAACATTGTTGCGATGTGGTTGACTCAAGAACAGCGCCCAACCTACCGCACCATTGCTCGCTTCATTGTCTCCCAAGAATTGGAAGATATGATTCAGAGTAGTTTCAAGGAATTTCATGACTATTTAAAGGCTCAGGGAATGATCGATGAGGCTTCATTCATTGATGGCACTAAGATTTTAGCTAACGCAAATAAGTATTCCTTTGTTTGGAAGAAACACACCATTAAGTATCGCAAATTAAACGTTGAAAAGGCTCAAAAACTAATTCGTGAAATTAAGCAAGCAGAAGTTAAGATTGATGTTGATGAAGATAGCTTTGACATTGATCAACTTGATACGATTATTGCCTTACTTGAACAACGGATTGAAGAGTTAAACCAACGGGTGGCCGAAACCGCAAAGGTTTCGCCCAATCCGGCCAAGCAGGAACGACGTCATGCCAAAAAGTATCTCCATGCTTTAGACCATTGTCGTCAAAAGCATCTTGAATACCAAGCCCAATCGCAGATCGCTGGCCAACGTAATAGCTATTCCAAAACCGATCATGACGCTACTTTTATGCGTTTAAAGGAAGATCCGATGCGTAATGGTCAAACAAAGCCAGCGTATAATCTTCAAATTATGACTAGCTCACAGTACGTGCTGGGTTATGAACTCATGCAGAACCCAACCGATACTAGAACATTAATCCCATTCTTATCTCATCTCGCCCAGAACGAAGTTTTGGGGCGAGAAATTGTTGCCGATGCTGGTTACGGATCAGAACGCAATTATAAGTATATCGAAGATGAGCTATCTGATTGTACAGCTTTAATTCCTTACAGCACCATGATTAAAGAGAATAGCCGTAAGTGGCGTTCTGATGATCGAAAAGTAATGAACTGGGAATATCATGAGGCTGATGACTTTTATGTAAACCCACAGGGCGTCCGATTCAACTTTAAACGATACGCATACCGAAATGATAAATACAAATTCCGTCGTGATTTCAAAGTATATCAAGCAGAGAAGTATGATGAGAATCATCAAATTATTTCCCAGGCATTAACACCACACGGGAACACTAAGTACCTTATGGTGAACCCACAGTGGGAATATTTTAAGTCGAAAGCTCGCGAGTCGCTTTCAAATTCCAACACTTACTCCCGTCGTAAGTACGATGTAGAGACTGTTTTTGGTAACTTGAAGGCTTATTTGGGTTTTAAAAGGTTCACAGTACGTGGTCTTAAGAAAGCCAAAAGACAAATTGGGATTGCTTTAATGGCATTAAACATGAAGAAAATGGCCGGAAGGCCGCTCATTTTCTCAAAATATTCAGATAATCAAAAAGCTCCATTCAGAATTTTTGTTAAATTCCGAATGGAGCTTCTGATTCAGAGGCTTTTGTCACAACCCCATTTTTTATTATTTCAGTGCTGCCCGATAGGCCCGGGCCGTGGTGGGGTCAAAACAGACCATCGTCACCTCATTGACTTGCTGGGCAGTTTGTAA